ACTCAAAACCCACCCAAACATGGAAACATAGGTAGCatgaaattagattttatttttttaatccagcTAATATTCAGATTTTTAATATAGAGTATATATTGCATATGTCTCAAATTAAACCTAGGTTTCTTAAGGAATGAACTAAACTAAAACGATATATTCAGATTTTACATTATAGGTTGCATAtacatttatttgtttggatttcaGTTTTAATCAACTATACTAAATGCTATATAtctgcaaaaaattttatttgggtCTTGTCATGGGAGGTTTAAACTCACTGCTTATTATTCTCTCTTCATTGTAGGCTTGAGTCAGAAGTTATTGACAATATTGTGAAAGTGATAATAAATAAACAGAGTTATACATTCTTTGTAGCAACCGAGGGACTAGTGGGAACAAGTTCCAAAATTGAGAAATTGATGTCACATTTAGCTCTAGAGTCAAATGATGTTCGCATTATAGGAATTAGAGGAACAGGAGGATGGGTAAAACAACTCTAGCAAGAGTTGTTTACAGTATGATTTCTAATCAATTTGAAGCATGTAGTTTTGTTGCTAATGTCAGGGAAGTTTGCGAAAAATATGGCATACTTCAGTTACAACAAAAACTTTTGAATGATCTTTCAATTCTAAGAGACATGAATGTAAAAGATGTTGATAATGCAGTTTACATGATCAAGAATAGGTTACGTCACAAAAAGATTCTTCTCATTATTGATGATGTAAATGAATTAGACCAGATGAACAAATTAGGTGCGAAGCATGATTGGTTAGGTCCAGGTAGTAGAGTTATCATAACAACAAGAGATGCGAAGTTGCTAACGACCCAAAAAGTAGATGGAATATATGAGGCTAAAGTATTGAGTAATGGTGaagcttttcatctttttaatttgaaagcTTTTGACAAAGAGCATCCTCCTAAAGATTATCTAAAGCTATCCCTAGCCTTTGTACATTATGCTGGTGGCCTTCCTTTAGCCATTGAGGTTTTGGGTTCCATTCTAAACGGAAGAAGTACTTTTGAATGGAAAAGTGTATTAGATAGGCTTAGAGAATTTCCTGAAAGAAAAATTCTCAATGTACTTCAAATAAGTTTTGATGGACTACATGAAACAGAGCaggaaattttcttgaatattGCATGCTTCTTTAATcataaaaatcaagaaactatTATTCCAATATTAGATTGTCTTGAGCTTTACCCTAAAATTGGATTAAGTACTCTTATTGAAAAATCTCTCATCAAGTTGGAAGACAATCAATTGtggatgcatgatttgctcCAAGAAATGGGTCGAGATATAGTCCGTAGAGAGTGCCCAAAAGACCAACCTGAGAAGCGTAGTAGATTGTGGTTGTATGAAGATATTGACAATGTGTTGACAAATAATACGGTAAGAGCTTATTGATAGAACCCAAGAATATACCTAATTAATTCAACATAGTTTAACATAAAGGTTTtggtaattataaattttacaatttactaATTCATTTTGTTCATGATTATTAGGGAACAGAAGCAATTCAAGGCATCGTCTTACCGTTTCTAGGAACAGAAGGGGCACAGTGGAATCCTGAATCATTTTCAAAGATGAATCGTCTAAAACTCCTCATAATTGAAGATTCTTACCTCATGTATGATCCCAAAAATCTTCCTAATGGCTTAAGATATCTTAATTGGCATGGGTACCCTTCAAAATCTTTGCCAACAAGTTTCCAACCAGATGAGTTAATTGAACTTCACCTGTGTTTTAGCAACATTGAACAACTTTGGACAAGAGCAAAGGTAATAAATACCCTTCTACAACTTTTCTTTCAATAGTTTCATTAAACTATAAGGTTTTTGaagctaaaaattattttgtcttTTGGCTTTTTACAGCCTTGGGAGATGTTGAAAAAGCTTATTGTTCTTAATCTAGAAGGTTGTAAAAATCTCAAAAGTCTTCCAAGAAAATTTGAGATGAAGTCTCTAAAGATCCTTATTCTTTCCAACTgctcaaaaattaaaacaattccAGAATTTGGGGAGAATATGGGACGTGTAAAAGATCTTTACTTAAATGGCACTGCTATTACAAAACTACCCACATCAATTGGGAATTTGAGTGGCCTTGTTTCATTGGATGTAAGGGATTGTAAAAATCTTATGTCTCTTCCCAGCACCTTTTTTAGTTTGACGGGGCTTAAAGATCTCAGTCTTTCTGGCTGCTCAAAACTAATAGAGAACTTGGGGCGTGGTGAAAGTTTTGATGGGATCGGACAAATGCCTTCTTCTAAGGCCATGTtcgaaactttaaaaaaatagcttttgGTGGATTTCAGCTTCTCCCTTTTAATCCACTGTCGAGAAGTTCCGAATCCATGGGCTTGCTATTGTCTTCTCTATTTGGTTTGTCTTCTTTGAactatttgaatttaagtaattgCAATCTCAAGGAAATCCCCTATGATATTGCTTGCTTATTCTCTTTAGAAGGTTTAATTCTATGTGGAAATAATTTTAGTTGCCTTCCGGAAAGCATCGCTCAACTATCTAATCTAAAAGTTTTGAAGGTGGATAATTGCACGAGTCTTCAATCCTTTCCAACGCTTCCTTTAAATATAGGTTATGTTGAAGGATTTGGTTGCTCCTCATTGGAAACGGTACCAGTTTTGTTGAGACCAAATTCTTCATTTGAGCCAAGACTCTTTCTTTCAAATTGCAGCAAACTGACTGGCAATCAAGGATTCATTGACTTGTTTTTTGCAGTTATAAAAAAGTCTcctcaggtctctctctctctctctctctctctctctctctctcatagttCTAAGCCTCAAGCTTTGCATGTTTCAGGGACTCTCTCCTAACTATCACGGGGAAAGATATGGAATGGTTTTTCCTGGAAGTGAAATACCGGAGTGGTTTAGCCATCAATGTATGGGGAATGAAGTGAATATAATGGAACCTTTTTCTCATTTGTGTAATGACTGGATTGGGATTGCTGTTTGCATTGCATTTTGTTCTCTTTCATGTCGCCAAATTAATTACAGTCCAGTTCACTTCCGGTGGAGAGTCAATGGAAAAGATATGTCTTCCGTAGGTATAAATGGAAGAGCTTCGAATTACTGCATTTCCGATGTTATGGTTGCTTTATCAGATCATATTTGGCTATGGTATTTGCTTCCTCAAGACGTCTGGGAGAAGGACAGAAAATCACTGTGGGAATGTGATGCAAATGGATTCCGTGAGATTGGAATTAAAATTGATAACACAGATTCAGGCTTGGTGAAGAAATGCGGGTTGCGTGTGGTATACAAGAAAGACATTGAAGATCTCAACGGTAATGTGGTTCAGAGTGGCAACAACAGCATCATTCCCTATGAGGGCTTGAAAGAGTCCCTGAATTTATGGCCCATGGTAAATATTATGAGGAGTCAAGTCGGTACAAGGAATGTGGTGAAGAGCTAAGCAATTGGCAGGAATTACATGTAAGTCACTGTCATTGTCTTTCTTCTTAATTCAAGCTCTGTTGGATGCtgcattatctttttttctttagtataCGTTTATAAATGGATTGTCCACCATATGTTT
The DNA window shown above is from Quercus lobata isolate SW786 chromosome 7, ValleyOak3.0 Primary Assembly, whole genome shotgun sequence and carries:
- the LOC115951524 gene encoding disease resistance-like protein DSC1: MGKTTLARVVYSMISNQFEACSFVANVREVCEKYGILQLQQKLLNDLSILRDMNVKDVDNAVYMIKNRLRHKKILLIIDDVNELDQMNKLGAKHDWLGPGSRVIITTRDAKLLTTQKVDGIYEAKVLSNGEAFHLFNLKAFDKEHPPKDYLKLSLAFVHYAGGLPLAIEVLGSILNGRSTFEWKSVLDRLREFPERKILNVLQISFDGLHETEQEIFLNIACFFNHKNQETIIPILDCLELYPKIGLSTLIEKSLIKLEDNQLWMHDLLQEMGRDIVRRECPKDQPEKRSRLWLYEDIDNVLTNNTGTEAIQGIVLPFLGTEGAQWNPESFSKMNRLKLLIIEDSYLMYDPKNLPNGLRYLNWHGYPSKSLPTSFQPDELIELHLCFSNIEQLWTRAKPWEMLKKLIVLNLEGCKNLKSLPRKFEMKSLKILILSNCSKIKTIPEFGENMGRVKDLYLNGTAITKLPTSIGNLSGLVSLDVRDCKNLMSLPSTFFSLTGLKDLSLSGCSKLIENLGRGESFDGIGQMPSSKAMFETLKK